The region CAGATCGGCGATGTCGCAGCTTGCGGTTCGTCTGGGATCGATGTTGACGACGGTCAGCTCCGGACGCCTTGCCTTGGCCGCCGCCAAGCGCTGGTAGAGCACCGGGTGGCACCAGGCCAGATTCGAGCCGACGAGCACCACGACATTCGCCAGCTCCAAATCCTCGTAGGTGCCGGGAACCGTGTCGGCGCCGAAGGCGCGGCGGTGGCCGGCAACCGAGGAGGCCATGCACAGCCGCGAATTCGTGTCGATGTTGGCGCTGCCAAGGAAGCCTTTCATCAGCTTGTTGGCGACGTAATAGTCCTCGGTCAGCAATTGGCCGGAGACGTAGAAGCCGACCGAGTCCGCTCCGTGCTCCCCGATCGCGCGACCGATGCCGCCTGCCACCTCGGCCAGCGCGGTATCCCAGTCGACGCATCTTCCATGCAGCTCCGGATGGAGCAGTCTTCCTTCCAGGGACAAGGTCTCCGCCAGTGCCGCACCCTTCGAGCAAAGCCGGCCGTGGTTCGCCGGATGCTCCTCGTCGCCGGCAACGACGATGCCGCCCCCTTCCGCCGCCGAGGCGAGGATGCCGCAGCCGACGCCGCAATAGGGGCAGGTCGTGCGCGTGGCGTTCGCTCGGCGCATCCCTTGTCCCTTATCCGTTCAGTACACGTCGCGCTGATAGCGCTTGTCGCGGACGAGGCCGGCGAGGAAGGATTTCGCCTTCTCCTCGGACATGCCCCCCTGGCTGGCGACGATCGCGCCCAGGGCCCGATCGACGTCGCGGGCCATACGCTTCGCATCACCGCAGACATAGACGTGCGCCCCTTCCTCGAGCCAGGCCCAGAGGGCGGTGGCGCTCTCGGACATTCGGTGCTGCACGTAGAGCTTTTTCGGCTGATCGCGCGAAAAGGCGGTGTCCAGCGAGGTCAGCAACCCGTCCCGCCGCCAGGCTTCGATCTCCTCGCGATAGAGGAAGTCGAGGGCGCTGTGCTGATCGCCGAAAAGCAGCCAATTGCGGCCGCTGGCGCCCACGGCGCGGCGCTCCTGCAGAAAGGCCCGGAACGGCGCCACGCCGGTGCCCGGTCCGATCATGATGATGGGGGTGGCGGGATCGGCGGGCAGGCGGAAGCCATGGGAGGGCTGCACATAGGCGCCAAGCTCGCCGCCGCCGATGGCGCGCTCGGCCAAGTATGTCGACGCGACACCCTTGCGCCGCCGCCCATTGCGCTGGTAGCGCACCACCGCAACGGTGAGGTGGACCTCGCCCGCATGCGCCTTCGGCGATGAGGCGATCGAATAGAGCCGCGGCCGCAAGGGTGTCAGCGCTGAGGTCAGCTCGGTGAGCGGCGGCCTTGCCGAGGGAAACGCGCGCAGCAGGTCGAGGAGATCGGGGTCCTCGATGCTCGCCGGCTCCAAGCCCTCGGCGAGCCGCGCCAACCCCCTTGCTTCCTCCGGCTCGCTTGCATAGGCCTTCATGAGCTCGATCACCGCATCGCTCGGCCGCGCGATGTCGAAGGCGCTGGCGAGCGCCTCGATCAAAGGACGACGCACCCCGTCGGGGCAATCCACCTCTGCGCATGGCGCCACGCCGATTGCGGCTACGGTATCGGCCACCAGCTCAGGACAATTCGCCGCAAAGAGACCGAGGCTGTCGCCGACCTCGTAGTCGAGCGCGCTGCCGTTCAGATGCAGGACTACGTGGCGCGTATCCTTTGCCGAGGCCTCGTGGTTGAGCCGCCGCGTCCATTCGAAGCGGATCGGCGCCGCGGTTGCCGTCGGCGCTGCCGACACGACCGGGCCGGGACCGGCGGGTACGGCCTCGCCGATCAGCTTGCGCAGCATGCGCTGGGTCTCGCGTCCGCCGGGCGCGCAGAGCCCGAGATTCTTCTCGGAGCCGGCCGCCAACGCCTCGCCATAGCTCTGGCAGAGATAGCCGCACTGACCGCAGTCGAGCTGCGCCATCGCCGCCATCAGCATGCGTGCCGGCGGCTTGCCCTCGGCGAGCGCCAAGCGTTCGGCGATGGCGAGCGTCGGATCGTGCCAGGGAAATTCCTCGGCATCCGGTTGGGAAGGTTGGGCGGGCAACACCTCGCCCGACAGCAATCCGGCGAAGAAGCCATTCAGCCAGGCGCGCTGCGTCGTGGTGAACGGCGCCGACTCGGGAATGAGCGGAATCCCGGTCACGCGGCCTCCGCGCCGGGCGACGCTGCGGCGGCTTCGAACAGGCGGCGGAGTGCCGCCAAATCGTGGCGGGCGACGAAGGCTTGAAAGCTTTCGCCGGGCTGGCTGCGGTGCTCGACATAGGCCCGGAGCATCCCTTCGATCCGGCCGAGCACCAGAGCGAAGGGGACGGACGGCCAGAGCTCGCGGGCGATGCGCTGCTCGGCGCCGGCAGCACCGCCGACGAAGATGTGATAGCCCTCGACCAAGTCCTCGCCCTCGGCCACCTTGACGCCGAGGAGACCGATGTCGGCGACGGCGTGCTGCGCACAGGAATTGGGGCACCCCGTCAGATGGATGTTGACGGGCTGATCGAGAGCGACGCGCGCCTCCAAATGATCTGCCAGCGCCAGCGCCTGACCTTTGGTGTTGGTCGCCGAGAACTTGCAGCCGGTATTGCCGGTGCAAGCGACGAGCGCGCTGCGGATGGAGCTGGCGGACCAAGTGAGTCCCGCCGCTTCCAGGTGCTGCTTGGCTGCTCCCAGTGCCGCTTCGGGAATGTCGGAGATCAACAGGTTCTGCCAGACCGTCAGTCGGATGGTACCGCTGCCGTGCTCATCGGCGATGTCGGCGAGTGCCTGCATCTGGGCCACGCTGAGGCGGCCGACGGGCAGGGCGACGCCGATATAGGAGAGGCCGTCCTCAGATTGGCGGTGGATGCCGATATGGCCGTGCTTCAGGATCGGCGGCCGTGGCTCGAACGCGGCGGCGGGCGCCCTCCTCCATGGGAATGGCAGCCGCTTCTCGGTCTCCGCCATGAAGCGCTCGATTCCCCAGGCATCGAGCAGGTATTTGAGGCGCGCGCGCTTGCGGTCGCTGCGGTCGCCATGCTCGATGAATACCCGCACCACCGCGGCCGCGACGGCGACGCACTCCTCGGGCGCGACGACGACGCCGGTGTCCTTGGCGAAGTCGCCGTGGCCGGTGATGCCGCCGAGGCCCAAACGGAAATACACGCCGGGAGCGGCCACCTTGGCGTCGGTGAGCCTACACGCGGCAAAGGCGATGTCGTTGGTGTCCTCCAGGACCGATACTTGCCCGCCGCCGTCGAAGGCGATGTTGAACTTCCTGGGCAAGCCGTACATCTCGCGGTGGTTCAGGATGTAGTGGTGCAGCGCGCGGGAGAGCTCGCGCGTGTCGATGAGCTCTTGCGGGTCGATTCCCGCCGTGGGGCTGCCGGTGATGTTGCGAATGTTGTCGGCGCCCGCACCCCGCGAGGTCAGGCCCAGCTCTTGGATGGCCATGAGCACGGCAGGAGCCGCGCCGACGGCGATCTCGCGGATCTGCAGGTTGGCGCGCGTGGTGACGTCGGCATAGCGGCCGCCGAAGCGCTGGGCGATGTCGGCGACGCCGCGGAGCTGATGGGCATTGAGGATGCCGCCGGGCATGCGCAATCGGCACATGAAGGAGTCTTGAGCCGGGGCGACGTAGAAGAGCCCATGGAACTTGTGCAGGAAGACGTCGGTGCCCTTGGGAAAGCGACCGGTCTTGGCATTGGCCGCGATCTCGTCCCAGAGATCGAAAGGATTCTTGTCGCGCTTCGCCCGCTCTTCCGCCGTGAGCCGCTTGCCATCGGCCAGCACGCGGGCTTGCGCGGCATGGTGGATCGACTCCGGCCCGGAGGGTGCCGCGGCACCGTTGCCGTGCGTTCCGAGCATGGGCGCCAGCGCGTGGGCGCCGCGGCGCGCCTCGACGCCGCTGGCGAAGCCCTCGAGATAGCGCTTCTGCTCCTCGGTGAAGTCGAAGCTGCCGGTCATGGGACCGCCGCCGCCATCGGCAGGGCGGCAGCGGGACGTTCATCGCCGCCGCCGCGGCCGCCTCTCTCGGCGAGCTGGCGACCGAAGATGAGGTCATGGCGCCATGCCTCGATCGGCCGGTTCTGGCGCACCAGCTCGGCATACCAGCCGGCATCGCTGATATCGCCATAGAGCACGGCACCCTGCAGACGGCCGGCCGAAAGCACGAGCTTGCGGTAGACGCCGCGGGCCGCGTCGTCGAGGAGGATCTCCTCGGCGCCGTCGGTGGCATCGAGATCGCCCAGAGAATAGGTATCGATGCCGGCGATCTTGAGGCTGGCCGTGGCGATCGAGCCACGGTAGGCGGCATCGCGCACGCCGGCCAGATGTTTGGCCAGGATCCGCGATTGTTCCCAGATCGGGCCAACGAGACCGTAGACGCGGCCCTGATGCTCGATGCACTCGCCGAGCGCGTAAATGCGGGGATCGGAGGTCTGCAGACGATCGTCCACCACCACCCCCTTGCGGCAATCGAGGCCTGCCGCCAGCGCCAGCGCGGTATTGGCGCGGATCCCCACGCCCATCACCACAAGATCGGCCGGCAGCGTCCGTCCATCGCCGAGGCGAATGCCGGTAGCCCGCCCCCGGCCGAGGATCGCCGCGGTTTCCGCCGGCATGACGAACCGGATGCCGCGCCGGATGAGAGAGGCTTTCAGCATGTCGGCCGCGCGGCGGTCGAGCTGCCGTTCCATGATCCAGGGCATGAGGTGGACGACCGTCACCGCCATGCCGCGGCGCCTGAGTCCGTCGGCCGCTTCCAGGCCCAGGAGCCCGCCGCCGATGACGATCGCGCGCGTTCCGGCGGCGGCGGCGGCGATCATGCGCTCGACATCGGCGAGATCGCGAAAGGCGACGACACCGGCGAGATCGGCTCCGGGGATGGGGAGCATGACCGGGGTGGAGCCGGTCGCCAGCACCAGAAGGTCATAGGGGACAGCGGCATCGCGGTCGGTCCGCACCAGGCCCTCAGTCCGGTCGATCGCCGTCGCCGTCTCGGCCGAGCGCAGCAAAACGCCGCGGGCGGCATACCAGGCAGCATCGTGGGTGACGATGTCGTGACGCTCGCGGTCGCCGGCGAGCACGGCGGAGAGCAGGATGCGGTTGTAGCTGCCGCCGGCCTCGGCGCCGATCACCGTAATGGCGAAGCGTCCGGGGGCGGCGGCCAAGAGATCCTCCACCAGCCGCGCGCCGGCCATGCCGTTGCCGACGACGACCAGGCGCGCCCTTGCTTCCATGCCGTCCACCCGCACCCCCTCTAGGCCGCGTGCAGACCGGGCCGGCGATAACGGGCATAGAGGAACTCCATGACCGCGGCCCGGCAGCGCAAATAGGTCGCATCGGAAGCGAGCTCGAGCCGCCGCCGCGGCCGCGGCAGCC is a window of Pseudomonadota bacterium DNA encoding:
- a CDS encoding sulfite reductase subunit alpha encodes the protein MPLIPESAPFTTTQRAWLNGFFAGLLSGEVLPAQPSQPDAEEFPWHDPTLAIAERLALAEGKPPARMLMAAMAQLDCGQCGYLCQSYGEALAAGSEKNLGLCAPGGRETQRMLRKLIGEAVPAGPGPVVSAAPTATAAPIRFEWTRRLNHEASAKDTRHVVLHLNGSALDYEVGDSLGLFAANCPELVADTVAAIGVAPCAEVDCPDGVRRPLIEALASAFDIARPSDAVIELMKAYASEPEEARGLARLAEGLEPASIEDPDLLDLLRAFPSARPPLTELTSALTPLRPRLYSIASSPKAHAGEVHLTVAVVRYQRNGRRRKGVASTYLAERAIGGGELGAYVQPSHGFRLPADPATPIIMIGPGTGVAPFRAFLQERRAVGASGRNWLLFGDQHSALDFLYREEIEAWRRDGLLTSLDTAFSRDQPKKLYVQHRMSESATALWAWLEEGAHVYVCGDAKRMARDVDRALGAIVASQGGMSEEKAKSFLAGLVRDKRYQRDVY
- a CDS encoding NirA family protein; amino-acid sequence: MTGSFDFTEEQKRYLEGFASGVEARRGAHALAPMLGTHGNGAAAPSGPESIHHAAQARVLADGKRLTAEERAKRDKNPFDLWDEIAANAKTGRFPKGTDVFLHKFHGLFYVAPAQDSFMCRLRMPGGILNAHQLRGVADIAQRFGGRYADVTTRANLQIREIAVGAAPAVLMAIQELGLTSRGAGADNIRNITGSPTAGIDPQELIDTRELSRALHHYILNHREMYGLPRKFNIAFDGGGQVSVLEDTNDIAFAACRLTDAKVAAPGVYFRLGLGGITGHGDFAKDTGVVVAPEECVAVAAAVVRVFIEHGDRSDRKRARLKYLLDAWGIERFMAETEKRLPFPWRRAPAAAFEPRPPILKHGHIGIHRQSEDGLSYIGVALPVGRLSVAQMQALADIADEHGSGTIRLTVWQNLLISDIPEAALGAAKQHLEAAGLTWSASSIRSALVACTGNTGCKFSATNTKGQALALADHLEARVALDQPVNIHLTGCPNSCAQHAVADIGLLGVKVAEGEDLVEGYHIFVGGAAGAEQRIARELWPSVPFALVLGRIEGMLRAYVEHRSQPGESFQAFVARHDLAALRRLFEAAAASPGAEAA
- a CDS encoding NAD(P)/FAD-dependent oxidoreductase — encoded protein: MDGMEARARLVVVGNGMAGARLVEDLLAAAPGRFAITVIGAEAGGSYNRILLSAVLAGDRERHDIVTHDAAWYAARGVLLRSAETATAIDRTEGLVRTDRDAAVPYDLLVLATGSTPVMLPIPGADLAGVVAFRDLADVERMIAAAAAGTRAIVIGGGLLGLEAADGLRRRGMAVTVVHLMPWIMERQLDRRAADMLKASLIRRGIRFVMPAETAAILGRGRATGIRLGDGRTLPADLVVMGVGIRANTALALAAGLDCRKGVVVDDRLQTSDPRIYALGECIEHQGRVYGLVGPIWEQSRILAKHLAGVRDAAYRGSIATASLKIAGIDTYSLGDLDATDGAEEILLDDAARGVYRKLVLSAGRLQGAVLYGDISDAGWYAELVRQNRPIEAWRHDLIFGRQLAERGGRGGGDERPAAALPMAAAVP